From Salinirubrum litoreum, one genomic window encodes:
- a CDS encoding dipeptidase, with translation MDTEYHGASDWFDLTETEANRARDLHEEMRIVDGLVAGTYYLDDPGYRDHLREAGIVAGNLTVGGPDFDFEATAAGVADARRRLAANDDIYRLVESVEDIDHAAETDRTGIILGFQGGNWVGNDLSRLRTIAELGVRVVDLTYNRGNTLGDGCCEYRDAGLTMLGREAVAELNDLGIVIDVSHANDRTTSEIVERSTDPVIASHIGCRALAHSQGRAKTDEQLAAIADEGGVNCITPFPPVIKRDADTHEVLPATVHDVLDHVDHAVDVGGVESVAFGGDMSDRTLDQGSISQGSNLNVWRKTHPEVYGAGPTDRMDPYPDGLSRYTELHNLTHGLVARGYTDDEIRLIMGGNLLRVFESVWA, from the coding sequence ATGGACACCGAGTACCACGGGGCAAGCGACTGGTTCGATCTGACAGAGACCGAAGCGAATCGCGCGCGCGACCTGCACGAGGAGATGCGTATCGTCGACGGCCTGGTCGCCGGCACGTACTACTTGGACGACCCCGGGTATCGAGACCACCTGCGCGAGGCCGGGATCGTCGCGGGCAATCTCACGGTCGGTGGTCCCGACTTCGACTTCGAGGCGACGGCCGCAGGCGTCGCCGACGCTCGTCGACGCCTCGCTGCGAACGACGACATCTATCGACTCGTGGAGTCTGTCGAGGATATCGACCACGCGGCCGAGACCGACCGAACCGGCATTATCCTCGGGTTTCAGGGGGGGAACTGGGTCGGGAACGACCTGTCCCGACTGCGGACGATCGCCGAACTCGGGGTCCGGGTCGTCGACCTCACCTACAACCGGGGGAACACCCTCGGCGACGGCTGCTGTGAGTACCGCGACGCCGGACTGACGATGCTCGGGCGAGAGGCGGTCGCCGAACTGAACGACCTCGGGATCGTGATCGACGTCTCCCACGCCAACGACCGGACGACCTCGGAGATCGTCGAGCGCTCGACCGACCCAGTGATCGCCTCACACATCGGGTGCCGTGCGCTCGCTCACTCCCAGGGGCGCGCGAAGACCGACGAGCAACTCGCAGCGATCGCCGACGAGGGAGGCGTCAACTGTATCACCCCCTTCCCGCCGGTGATCAAGCGGGACGCCGACACCCACGAGGTACTGCCGGCGACCGTCCACGACGTGTTAGACCACGTCGACCACGCCGTCGACGTCGGCGGTGTCGAGAGCGTCGCCTTCGGGGGCGATATGAGCGACCGGACGCTCGATCAGGGATCGATCAGCCAGGGGTCGAATCTCAACGTCTGGCGAAAGACCCACCCGGAGGTCTACGGTGCCGGTCCGACCGACCGCATGGACCCGTATCCCGACGGCTTGTCTCGATACACGGAACTCCACAACCTCACCCACGGTCTCGTCGCTCGCGGCTACACCGACGACGAGATCCGACTGATCATGGGTGGGAACCTCCTGCGCGTGTTCGAGTCCGTCTGGGCGTAA
- a CDS encoding D-2-hydroxyacid dehydrogenase, whose amino-acid sequence MTRFTPDIVVLRKNTEGLSTKAYADTLAEKLPDHDIAHARTPAQERSLIESASVATGVTLTEDLLDHAEELRLFVAASSGYNHLPVDEMDDRGIVLANAAGIHAPGIAEQALGYCLMFARNLHEGWRRKLNDEWRHYKAGELTGSTVTVVGLGAIGTEFVQRLEGMGVHSIGVRYTPEKGGPTDEVIGFDEEAFHDALSRTDYLVLSTPLSETTRHLIGESELNTLPPRAHIVNVCRGPVIDTDALLAAIQKEDISGAAMDVTDPEPLPPDHPLWKMGNVLITPHMGGHTPRHWDRLADIVAANVERLAEGHTDGFQNQVNDPSVHQARLASRPEED is encoded by the coding sequence ATGACTCGATTTACCCCCGACATCGTCGTACTTCGGAAGAACACTGAAGGACTCTCGACGAAGGCTTATGCGGACACGTTGGCCGAGAAACTTCCCGATCACGACATCGCACACGCGCGAACACCCGCCCAAGAACGATCACTGATCGAATCAGCCTCCGTGGCGACCGGCGTCACCTTGACCGAGGATCTGCTGGATCACGCAGAGGAGCTTCGACTGTTCGTGGCCGCTTCGTCGGGGTACAACCACCTCCCGGTGGACGAGATGGACGACCGTGGCATCGTCCTCGCGAACGCCGCGGGGATCCACGCCCCCGGGATCGCCGAACAGGCGCTCGGCTACTGTCTCATGTTCGCTAGAAACCTCCACGAGGGCTGGAGACGGAAGCTGAACGACGAATGGCGACACTACAAGGCGGGCGAACTGACCGGGAGTACGGTGACGGTGGTCGGACTGGGCGCGATCGGGACCGAGTTCGTCCAGCGACTCGAGGGGATGGGCGTCCACTCCATCGGCGTCCGGTACACGCCGGAGAAGGGCGGTCCGACTGACGAGGTGATCGGCTTCGACGAGGAGGCGTTCCACGACGCGCTGTCCCGAACCGACTATCTCGTCCTCTCGACCCCGCTCTCGGAGACGACACGACACCTGATCGGCGAGTCCGAGTTGAACACGTTGCCACCGAGAGCACACATCGTCAACGTGTGTCGCGGCCCGGTGATCGATACGGACGCGCTGCTCGCGGCGATTCAGAAGGAGGACATCAGCGGGGCGGCGATGGACGTCACGGATCCCGAACCGCTCCCGCCGGACCACCCGCTCTGGAAGATGGGAAACGTCCTCATCACGCCGCACATGGGCGGGCACACGCCCAGACACTGGGACCGACTCGCCGACATCGTCGCCGCGAACGTCGAGCGACTCGCGGAGGGCCACACGGACGGGTTCCAGAATCAAGTGAACGACCCGTCCGTCCACCAGGCGAGGCTCGCGTCGCGTCCCGAAGAAGACTGA
- a CDS encoding metal-dependent hydrolase family protein: MPDQTIVACGTLIDGVADEPMSDAAVVVEDDRIRAVTTLEDAPDDAEVIDHSDEVVVPGLIDAHLHLKGWPSMDQSDYLSYDVAAGAARATVHLRRLLEAGFTTVRDVDSRTALGLRTAVEEGSIPGPRIHTSHRAIYQTGGHGDAHYLPYEWVDQYNPYDPALCDGADECRKEARKRIREGVDLIKIGTTGGVLSEKDHPEQAQMTDDEIAAVTQEAHRVGIPVAAHAQGATGIKNALRNGVDTIEHGIYIDREGIEMLVDTDGVLVPTLAIVDRICEVGADHGIPEFGLVKAREAREAHFDAVRRAYDAGATIALGTDFVGPDLVPHGENAMEAVLYVEECGMTPIDALKTATSEAAKTLKQQDVGAVEPGRYADLVALDRDPTEDITALRNSITAVYKGGDRVDTGAT; the protein is encoded by the coding sequence ATGCCTGACCAGACGATAGTCGCCTGTGGCACACTGATCGACGGGGTCGCCGACGAACCGATGTCCGACGCGGCAGTCGTCGTCGAGGATGACAGGATACGCGCGGTGACGACCCTCGAAGACGCCCCCGACGACGCAGAGGTGATCGACCACTCCGACGAGGTGGTCGTCCCCGGCCTGATCGACGCGCACCTCCACCTCAAGGGGTGGCCGTCGATGGACCAGTCCGACTACCTCTCGTACGACGTCGCCGCCGGTGCTGCCAGGGCGACCGTCCACCTACGCCGACTGCTGGAGGCCGGGTTCACGACCGTTCGGGACGTCGACTCCCGGACCGCACTCGGGCTTCGGACCGCTGTCGAGGAGGGGTCGATTCCGGGCCCGCGTATCCACACGAGCCACCGGGCCATCTACCAGACCGGCGGCCACGGTGACGCGCACTACCTCCCGTACGAGTGGGTCGACCAGTACAACCCGTACGATCCGGCCCTCTGCGACGGGGCCGACGAGTGCCGAAAAGAAGCGCGAAAGCGGATCCGCGAGGGGGTCGATCTGATCAAGATCGGGACCACCGGCGGCGTCCTCTCGGAGAAAGATCACCCCGAACAGGCGCAGATGACCGACGACGAGATCGCCGCCGTCACGCAGGAGGCACACCGCGTGGGGATCCCCGTCGCCGCGCACGCACAGGGTGCGACCGGGATCAAGAACGCCCTGCGAAACGGTGTCGATACGATCGAACACGGCATCTACATCGACCGGGAAGGGATCGAGATGCTGGTCGACACCGACGGGGTGCTCGTCCCCACCCTCGCCATCGTCGATCGGATCTGTGAGGTGGGCGCGGACCACGGGATTCCGGAGTTCGGGCTGGTGAAGGCACGCGAGGCGCGGGAGGCGCACTTCGACGCGGTCCGGAGAGCGTACGACGCGGGGGCGACAATCGCACTGGGGACCGACTTCGTCGGCCCGGACCTCGTGCCGCACGGCGAGAACGCGATGGAGGCCGTGCTCTACGTCGAGGAGTGCGGGATGACGCCGATAGACGCGCTCAAGACGGCGACCAGCGAGGCGGCGAAGACACTGAAACAGCAGGACGTCGGTGCAGTCGAACCCGGTCGGTACGCCGACCTCGTCGCACTCGACCGCGATCCGACCGAGGATATCACCGCCCTCCGGAACTCGATCACCGCCGTCTACAAGGGCGGCGACCGTGTGGACACGGGAGCGACCTAG
- a CDS encoding M20/M25/M40 family metallo-hydrolase, producing MQTEASQAIREQIEADLDDHISRIQRAVQQPSVSVEHQGLREIAELMVEYLDDLGCEEAELVETDGAPGVWGYYDAGADTTVVNYGMLDTRPVGDEDDWTYDPFGGELVDHDEYGRVIYGRGSVKVKGAYVAWLNALTATKAALGDLPVNVMFLLEAEEINGSPYYYDMLAEYEDRIDAADACLCPLAGEGSDGNVTGSLGYKSALYFDMEVSGEAWGHGPEGGSIHAMSNATVDSPAWRLVDALASLTADNGREIEIDGYYDQYDPPTEAERDEIEAFVDELDANTDTPRAELWRHLPGLSRGDGEVSRLKDDLQEDVVEAFVQHFYSPESFNIQGIASGYLGPGTNTKPFTMPGDGRATFDLRMPRGYDPAVVRGQLRDHLDDHGFEDVDLDVSGQHTWCKTDPDSDLVDAVRAVVERHDRKLTLWPFSAGGVPWAVFGTKFEIPLLYGVGLGYGENSEGADEFFVVDGTDTVGGLVECELSHAEMLLAYAERVGEN from the coding sequence ATGCAGACAGAAGCCAGCCAAGCGATTCGCGAGCAGATCGAAGCCGATCTCGACGATCACATCTCCCGTATCCAGCGTGCGGTACAGCAGCCGAGCGTCAGCGTGGAACACCAGGGTCTGCGAGAGATTGCAGAGCTGATGGTCGAGTACCTCGACGACCTCGGGTGTGAGGAGGCGGAACTCGTCGAGACCGACGGCGCACCCGGTGTCTGGGGCTACTACGACGCCGGCGCGGACACGACGGTCGTCAACTACGGGATGTTGGACACGCGCCCGGTCGGCGACGAGGACGACTGGACCTACGACCCCTTCGGCGGCGAACTCGTCGACCACGACGAGTACGGGCGGGTGATCTACGGGCGTGGCTCGGTCAAGGTCAAGGGAGCCTACGTCGCCTGGCTCAACGCCCTGACGGCGACGAAGGCGGCGCTGGGCGACCTCCCGGTGAACGTGATGTTCCTGCTCGAAGCCGAGGAGATCAACGGGAGTCCCTACTACTACGACATGCTCGCCGAGTACGAAGACCGGATCGACGCGGCCGACGCCTGTCTCTGTCCGCTCGCGGGCGAGGGCAGTGACGGCAACGTCACGGGCTCGCTGGGGTACAAATCCGCGCTGTACTTCGATATGGAGGTCTCGGGCGAGGCGTGGGGACACGGACCAGAGGGCGGCTCGATCCACGCGATGAGCAACGCCACCGTCGACAGCCCCGCGTGGCGGCTGGTCGACGCACTCGCGTCGCTCACCGCCGACAACGGCCGCGAGATCGAGATCGACGGCTACTACGATCAGTACGACCCGCCGACCGAAGCCGAACGCGACGAGATCGAGGCGTTCGTAGACGAACTCGACGCGAACACCGACACGCCCCGCGCGGAACTCTGGCGACACCTGCCCGGCCTGAGTCGTGGTGACGGCGAGGTCTCCCGTCTCAAAGACGACCTCCAGGAGGACGTCGTCGAAGCGTTCGTCCAGCACTTCTACAGCCCCGAATCGTTCAACATCCAGGGGATCGCGTCCGGCTACCTCGGCCCGGGGACGAACACGAAGCCGTTCACGATGCCCGGCGACGGCCGCGCCACCTTCGACCTCCGCATGCCCCGTGGGTACGACCCCGCAGTCGTCAGAGGACAACTCCGCGACCACCTGGACGACCACGGGTTCGAGGACGTCGACCTCGACGTGTCCGGTCAGCACACGTGGTGTAAGACCGACCCCGACTCGGATCTCGTGGACGCGGTACGGGCGGTCGTGGAGCGGCACGACAGGAAACTGACCCTCTGGCCGTTCTCGGCCGGCGGTGTGCCGTGGGCCGTCTTCGGGACGAAGTTCGAGATTCCACTGCTGTACGGCGTCGGGCTGGGATACGGCGAGAACAGCGAGGGCGCAGACGAGTTCTTCGTCGTCGACGGGACCGACACGGTCGGTGGACTGGTCGAGTGTGAACTGTCTCACGCGGAGATGCTACTGGCGTACGCCGAGCGGGTCGGAGAGAACTGA
- a CDS encoding IclR family transcriptional regulator, giving the protein MAQSKNTVRSSAKTLRILEAIHELGGVGVTELARYLDMSKATVHHHLSTLEQNEYVVNDGSTYRTGLKLLEMGERARQQSGLFEIAKHDVDELAAQTGELANLMMEEHGKGVYVHIASGEQAIRLDTRVGTRQYLHTSALGKAILAHMPEQRFEEVIDRHGLPAQTPNTVTEKAMLEKELDEIRKRGVAFDGEERAEGIRCVAAPITDNENQLVGAVSVSAPSARMKHDRFRNTIPEMVRDTATVIGINVSYS; this is encoded by the coding sequence ATGGCACAGTCCAAAAATACCGTTCGGTCGAGCGCGAAAACGCTCCGAATTCTGGAGGCGATCCACGAGTTGGGTGGCGTCGGAGTGACGGAACTGGCACGGTACCTCGACATGAGTAAAGCAACGGTCCACCACCACCTCAGTACCCTCGAGCAAAACGAGTACGTCGTCAACGACGGATCGACCTATCGGACCGGTCTGAAGCTGCTAGAGATGGGTGAACGGGCGCGACAACAGTCGGGGCTGTTCGAGATCGCGAAACACGACGTGGATGAACTGGCAGCACAGACGGGCGAACTGGCGAACTTGATGATGGAAGAGCACGGCAAAGGCGTGTACGTGCACATCGCATCGGGAGAGCAGGCGATTCGCCTCGACACGCGCGTCGGGACACGACAGTACCTCCACACGTCGGCGCTCGGGAAAGCGATCCTCGCTCACATGCCCGAACAGCGCTTCGAGGAGGTGATCGACCGCCACGGGTTGCCAGCACAGACGCCGAACACGGTTACCGAGAAGGCGATGCTGGAGAAAGAACTCGACGAGATTCGGAAGCGAGGGGTCGCGTTCGACGGTGAAGAGCGCGCGGAGGGGATCCGGTGTGTCGCCGCTCCGATCACCGACAACGAGAACCAGTTAGTCGGTGCTGTGAGCGTGTCTGCCCCATCTGCTCGGATGAAACACGACCGGTTCCGGAACACGATCCCCGAGATGGTCCGAGACACCGCGACGGTGATCGGGATCAACGTCTCGTACTCCTGA
- a CDS encoding phosphotriesterase family protein — protein MTLFPRADPGDDEGSIVTVEGPIDPESVGPVLPHEHLFGDFTDKFDRPSTAVDRHTASEPITLENLSWVRDNLTSHEETLRLDSLADAIDELGHFSRAGGDLVVDVTPKHVGGDPRRVRGVARETGVQIVHGTAFYVHYSHPDRVAEMDADEIADEFVADVLTGIDDTGVRAGIVGEIGASERILPAEEKCIRGGARAARRTGAPLSIHTPFHRDDADPTSKRALWCLDIAEEEGLPPDRVIICHRDQSKWLESDLTYQKEIADRGAYVEFDLFGHPEAYHAIVDDAQPSDLDRVRYVEEMVSSGYDDRLLLSHDVFVKTVLRKYGGHGYAHILENILPILRTRGMDEATLRRLVVENPRRVLTFTAPA, from the coding sequence ATGACGCTGTTCCCGCGAGCCGACCCCGGCGACGACGAGGGGTCGATCGTCACCGTCGAGGGACCGATCGATCCGGAGTCGGTCGGACCGGTCTTACCGCACGAGCACCTCTTCGGCGACTTCACCGACAAGTTCGACCGACCGTCCACGGCCGTCGACCGTCACACCGCCAGCGAGCCGATCACCCTGGAGAACCTCTCCTGGGTGCGTGACAACCTCACCAGCCACGAGGAGACACTCCGCCTCGACTCGCTGGCGGACGCGATCGACGAACTCGGGCACTTCTCCCGTGCCGGCGGTGATCTGGTCGTCGACGTGACGCCGAAGCACGTCGGCGGCGACCCGCGGCGAGTTCGCGGCGTGGCCCGCGAGACCGGTGTCCAGATCGTCCACGGGACCGCGTTCTACGTCCACTACTCCCACCCGGACCGCGTCGCGGAGATGGACGCCGACGAGATCGCCGACGAGTTCGTCGCCGACGTTCTCACCGGGATCGACGACACCGGTGTCCGAGCCGGGATCGTCGGCGAGATCGGCGCGTCCGAGCGAATCCTCCCCGCAGAGGAGAAGTGCATCCGTGGTGGTGCCCGTGCGGCACGGCGAACCGGTGCCCCGCTGTCGATCCACACGCCGTTCCACCGCGACGACGCGGACCCGACCTCGAAGCGGGCGCTGTGGTGTCTCGACATCGCCGAGGAGGAGGGGCTCCCGCCGGACCGAGTGATCATCTGCCACCGCGACCAGTCGAAGTGGCTGGAGTCGGACCTGACCTACCAGAAGGAGATCGCCGACCGTGGCGCGTACGTCGAGTTCGATCTGTTCGGCCACCCCGAGGCGTATCACGCCATCGTCGACGACGCCCAACCGAGCGATCTCGATCGGGTTCGGTACGTCGAGGAGATGGTCTCGTCGGGCTACGACGACCGACTGCTCCTCTCACACGACGTGTTCGTCAAGACGGTCCTCCGGAAGTACGGTGGGCACGGCTACGCACACATCTTGGAGAACATCCTCCCGATACTCCGCACCCGCGGGATGGACGAGGCGACACTGCGGCGACTGGTCGTCGAGAACCCTCGGCGCGTCCTCACGTTCACCGCGCCCGCGTAG
- a CDS encoding M24 family metallopeptidase, which produces MTMEAITALPASEFHSRIDAVRDRIADANVDAGVWFGARSIEYLTHFYHAQTERPVVLAVTDDRVAITVPKLEVIRVDENPHIDDVYHYFDYPGGDPMATAVAMLDDLGIESVAADMDGAPGVMGYEGPSLSSFVEVSSQSWVDRMRWAKSDAEVAVMREASTWSHLAHQYLVDRMQPGAAQGTISQEASMEASRAMFDALGTRYVPRTGIYFEGPTHTGLHSAEQTAEPHPYPTNRKLAEGDTIVTAAEANVDGYLSEIERTMFIGDPDDEQRHYFDIMLESQSIAIETAGAGVEYGTVAQAVWDYLVEQGVEDRAFHHVGHSLGMGSHEPPYVDRGTEETMEVGHVFTVEPGIYVPDVGGFRHSDPVVVTENGTELLNYWDRSLDANIVSI; this is translated from the coding sequence ATGACAATGGAAGCCATCACTGCACTCCCAGCGTCAGAGTTCCACAGCCGGATCGACGCCGTTCGCGACCGCATCGCCGACGCGAACGTCGACGCGGGCGTGTGGTTCGGAGCCAGATCGATCGAGTACCTCACACACTTCTATCACGCACAGACCGAACGGCCGGTGGTTCTCGCGGTCACCGACGACCGCGTCGCGATCACCGTCCCGAAACTCGAAGTGATCCGCGTGGACGAGAATCCGCACATCGACGACGTCTACCACTACTTCGACTACCCCGGCGGAGACCCGATGGCGACGGCCGTCGCGATGCTCGACGACCTCGGGATCGAGTCGGTGGCCGCAGACATGGACGGTGCGCCCGGCGTGATGGGGTACGAGGGCCCGTCGCTCTCGTCGTTCGTCGAGGTCTCGTCCCAGTCGTGGGTCGACCGGATGCGGTGGGCGAAGTCCGACGCCGAAGTCGCGGTGATGCGGGAGGCGTCGACGTGGTCGCACCTCGCTCACCAGTATCTCGTCGACCGGATGCAACCGGGTGCCGCACAGGGGACGATCAGTCAGGAGGCCTCGATGGAGGCATCGCGGGCGATGTTCGACGCGCTCGGAACGCGGTACGTCCCGCGCACGGGCATCTACTTCGAGGGCCCGACGCACACCGGCTTACACAGTGCCGAACAGACCGCCGAACCGCACCCGTATCCGACCAACCGGAAGTTGGCGGAGGGCGATACCATCGTCACTGCCGCCGAGGCGAACGTCGACGGCTACCTCTCGGAGATCGAGCGGACGATGTTCATCGGCGACCCGGACGACGAACAGCGCCACTACTTCGACATCATGCTCGAGTCACAGTCGATCGCGATCGAGACGGCCGGTGCCGGCGTCGAGTACGGCACGGTCGCACAGGCCGTCTGGGACTACCTCGTCGAGCAAGGGGTCGAGGATCGGGCGTTCCACCACGTCGGTCACAGCCTCGGCATGGGGTCGCACGAGCCACCGTACGTCGACCGTGGCACCGAGGAGACGATGGAGGTCGGCCACGTGTTCACGGTCGAACCCGGCATCTACGTCCCCGACGTGGGTGGTTTCCGCCACTCCGACCCGGTCGTCGTCACCGAGAACGGGACCGAACTGTTGAACTACTGGGACCGGAGCCTCGATGCGAACATCGTCAGCATCTGA
- a CDS encoding cyclase family protein, which yields MPELIDLSGHIEEGQPLAGSADDTRIFTTLTHEDRGFQVKTELEEKGMDSETEYVTRHLRAQREGYDEEQPMNRTLLISEHGPTHVDSIDHLEPTSELSIDEMPLDWFYGSAICLDLSDVEYPDPITVSDLEAQLDAEGLSIEDDDTVLLETGNRRNNYSLEDKEAKHRYESKFVGLEEAAGEFLVDQGAKAIGIDSISVDHPANIYPNYNFPIHALCSREEIVIYENMANLWKVTGDRFTFSAFPLKIRDGTGSPVRPVAILDGGE from the coding sequence ATGCCAGAGTTGATCGACCTCTCCGGACACATAGAGGAAGGACAGCCGCTCGCAGGCTCCGCCGACGACACGCGAATTTTCACCACGCTCACGCACGAAGACCGGGGGTTCCAGGTGAAGACCGAACTCGAAGAGAAGGGGATGGACAGCGAGACCGAGTACGTCACCCGGCACCTGCGCGCTCAGCGTGAAGGGTACGACGAGGAACAGCCGATGAACCGCACCCTGCTGATCAGCGAACACGGTCCGACGCACGTCGACTCGATCGATCACCTCGAACCGACTTCGGAGCTGTCGATCGACGAGATGCCGCTCGACTGGTTCTACGGGTCGGCGATCTGTCTCGATCTGTCGGACGTCGAGTATCCGGACCCGATCACGGTCTCGGATCTCGAGGCGCAACTGGACGCCGAGGGACTGTCCATCGAGGACGACGACACCGTCCTGTTGGAGACGGGCAATCGTCGAAACAACTACTCGCTCGAGGACAAGGAGGCGAAACACCGGTACGAGAGCAAGTTCGTCGGACTCGAGGAGGCGGCAGGCGAGTTCCTCGTCGACCAGGGGGCGAAGGCGATCGGCATCGACTCGATCAGCGTCGACCACCCGGCGAACATCTACCCCAACTACAACTTCCCGATCCACGCACTGTGCTCCCGCGAGGAGATCGTGATCTACGAGAACATGGCCAACCTCTGGAAGGTGACCGGCGACCGCTTCACGTTCTCCGCGTTTCCGCTGAAGATCCGCGACGGGACGGGGTCACCTGTCCGTCCCGTCGCGATCCTGGACGGCGGCGAGTGA
- a CDS encoding DUF7260 family protein: protein MADHDRDPQRHLSTAAEAIASERRKCQAEKTALRQFRSRLRDFADDTTPDLSVHATTHGTGRPAGTTTARAGTTTQRVGRVQRRIRTAYAETVMATDAATELEDVPAEHMAAELGPDISTAVYVSSDPPPNLLTMIDRATANLIAAREKVVRKLDDECSIVETMGEQVARIGEEVDSIESAYPALSFHELTTSHRRLGELRDECTTIADRRQSEFHSKFVGQYTRFEWAEYLYSDCPVTHPILAALAELVEVIDDLRKTLSRDIATV from the coding sequence ATGGCCGATCACGACAGGGACCCACAGCGGCACCTCTCGACTGCCGCCGAGGCAATCGCGAGCGAGCGACGCAAATGCCAGGCCGAGAAGACTGCGCTCCGACAGTTTCGGAGCCGTCTCCGAGACTTCGCGGACGACACGACCCCCGATCTGAGTGTCCACGCGACCACGCACGGGACGGGACGACCGGCCGGAACGACGACGGCGAGAGCGGGAACGACGACGCAACGCGTCGGCCGGGTCCAGCGCCGGATCCGTACGGCGTACGCGGAGACGGTGATGGCGACCGACGCCGCCACCGAACTCGAAGACGTTCCTGCAGAACACATGGCTGCGGAACTCGGCCCGGATATCTCCACGGCAGTCTACGTCTCGTCCGATCCGCCGCCGAATCTCCTCACGATGATCGACCGCGCGACGGCGAACCTGATCGCGGCTCGTGAGAAGGTCGTCCGCAAACTCGACGACGAGTGCTCCATCGTCGAGACAATGGGAGAACAGGTGGCGCGTATCGGTGAGGAGGTCGACTCCATCGAGTCCGCGTATCCGGCGCTGTCGTTTCACGAGTTGACTACCTCTCACCGTCGACTCGGCGAACTCAGAGACGAGTGTACCACGATCGCCGACCGCCGCCAGTCGGAGTTTCACTCGAAGTTCGTCGGACAGTACACGCGGTTCGAGTGGGCCGAGTACCTCTACAGCGACTGCCCGGTGACCCACCCGATCCTCGCCGCACTCGCCGAACTGGTCGAGGTGATCGACGATCTACGGAAGACACTGAGCCGCGACATCGCGACCGTCTAA
- a CDS encoding SDR family NAD(P)-dependent oxidoreductase — MRLEGMRALVTGGASGIGRGIAIELAEAGADVAVGDVREEPLMDFKETPTHERVEELGRRGLFYQTDVSDEAEVEALVEATVDEFGGLDILVNNAGTNIEGSVEHQSYEDWRKVLSVNLDAVFLCSKYAIPHLRASDRGRIVNISSQVAFVAWPRNAAYDTSKAAVSHLTRQMAVDLSPDDVTVNAICPGPIKTKKMKESLADFEIKHRYDEKVLTSFVGEPEDIGQAAVFLCSDAGRYVNGHNLVVDGGWLAGDFFG, encoded by the coding sequence ATGCGACTCGAAGGAATGCGTGCGCTCGTCACAGGCGGGGCCTCGGGTATCGGTCGTGGGATCGCAATCGAACTGGCCGAGGCGGGGGCGGATGTCGCCGTCGGTGACGTCCGAGAGGAACCGCTGATGGACTTCAAAGAGACTCCGACTCACGAAAGAGTCGAGGAACTCGGTCGACGGGGGCTGTTCTACCAGACCGACGTCTCGGACGAAGCCGAAGTGGAAGCACTCGTCGAGGCGACCGTCGACGAGTTCGGCGGCCTGGACATCCTGGTCAACAACGCCGGGACGAACATCGAAGGGAGCGTCGAACACCAGTCGTACGAAGACTGGCGGAAGGTACTCTCGGTCAATCTCGACGCTGTCTTCCTCTGTTCGAAGTACGCCATCCCGCATCTCCGAGCGAGCGACCGGGGCCGGATCGTCAACATCTCCTCGCAGGTCGCGTTCGTCGCGTGGCCACGGAACGCGGCGTACGACACCTCGAAAGCCGCCGTCTCGCACCTGACTCGTCAGATGGCGGTCGATCTGTCACCCGACGACGTCACGGTCAACGCGATCTGTCCCGGCCCGATCAAGACGAAGAAGATGAAAGAGAGCCTGGCCGACTTCGAGATCAAACACCGGTACGACGAGAAGGTCCTCACCTCGTTCGTCGGCGAACCGGAGGACATCGGCCAAGCCGCCGTCTTCCTCTGTAGCGACGCCGGTCGGTACGTCAACGGTCACAACCTCGTCGTCGACGGCGGGTGGCTGGCGGGTGATTTTTTCGGGTAG